CTTTGTCTGTGCCGGATTGGAGCCCTGGGTGCCCTGAAACGCCTGAACCAACGCGACGCCCTCGTCGACCATAAGCACGTTGCCGAGTGAATGAGTTCCATCCGGATACTCAAGCTCCACCAATTCGCCGTAAGTAACACCGGCAACATCTTCTACCAACAAGAGCGGTCCTACGATATCGCGTGTCGTCATATACTGGCGCACTATCGCCTCACCCCCACTCCAGAACCATCGGCCACCAACTGGGTTTCGATATCAGAGATTATTCCGGCGAACGCGTCCTCGTCGTCTTCGGGCGTGAATTTGGCCCGGGCGATCTTCTCGCGCACCGGCGCCGAGAAAATCGCGGCGAGCGGCGCCCCGGCCGCATGCGCCATAAGCGCGCGGTCGTAAAAGTGCAAGATGACCTGAAGCAGTCTGTCTTGCTTGCGCAAGGAGGTGAACTGATCGTCGTCACGAAATGCATTTTGCTGCAAGAAATCCTCGCGTATGGACTTCGCGACCTCCATCAATATCTGCTCCTCGGGCGAGAGCGCATCCACTCCCACAAGCCGAGCGATCTCGGCGAGCTCGCTTTCGCGCTGCAAAATCACCATGCAGCGATTGCGGCGTGACCGAAACTCCTTGCTTACATTGGCATCCCAAAACTCCATGGCCCTGTCGAGGTAGAGCGAGTAGCTGGTGAGCCACTCGATAGCAGGAAAGTGTCTCTGGTAGGCGAGCGTGTCCTGAAGCGCCCAAAACACCTTGACCACCCTGAGCGTATTCTGAACGACAGGCTCGGAGAGATCGCCTCCTGGTGGTGATACGGACCCGACGACCGACACCGAGCCCACTCGCTCGCCGGCATCGTGGGTCGAGAACACACCGTCGTCGTGGGCAGAAGGCGCACCGCTTGATCGGCTCCCCAAAGCCACAACCCTGCCCGCTCTCTCATAAAAAGCCGCCAGCTTGGTGCCGAGATAAGCGGGGAAGCCCTCCTCGCCAGGCATCTCCTCAAGGCGCCCCGATATCTCACGCATGGCTTCCGCCCAGCGGCTGGTCGAATCGGCCTGCAATACGACGTTGTAACCCATGTCGCGGAAGTACTCCGCCATCGTAATGCCGGTGTATACGCTCGCCTCGCGGGCGGCCACCGGCATGTTCGACGTGTTGGCGACAAGCACCGTCCGCTTCATCA
Above is a window of Actinomycetota bacterium DNA encoding:
- a CDS encoding V-type ATP synthase subunit A, yielding MEQGRIVKVSGPLVVAEGLGTSRMYDLVRVGEEGLMGEIIEMRKDRCSIQVYEETEGLGPGHPVMSTGAPLSVELGPGMLGTVYDGVQRPLDALQAKAGAFLTRGISAPGLDREKTWVFHANVKEGDRISGGDVIGVVQENEVISHKIMVPPSVAGRVESISGGTYTVDQPIGLVADESTGKSVELKLMQRWPVRVPRPYSRRLPVDSPLVSGTRVIDTFFPLLKGGVACIPGPFGAGKTVTQHQIAKWSNAEIVIFIGCGERGNEMTDVLMEFPELHDPRTGQPLMKRTVLVANTSNMPVAAREASVYTGITMAEYFRDMGYNVVLQADSTSRWAEAMREISGRLEEMPGEEGFPAYLGTKLAAFYERAGRVVALGSRSSGAPSAHDDGVFSTHDAGERVGSVSVVGSVSPPGGDLSEPVVQNTLRVVKVFWALQDTLAYQRHFPAIEWLTSYSLYLDRAMEFWDANVSKEFRSRRNRCMVILQRESELAEIARLVGVDALSPEEQILMEVAKSIREDFLQQNAFRDDDQFTSLRKQDRLLQVILHFYDRALMAHAAGAPLAAIFSAPVREKIARAKFTPEDDEDAFAGIISDIETQLVADGSGVGVRR